One part of the Aspergillus luchuensis IFO 4308 DNA, chromosome 5, nearly complete sequence genome encodes these proteins:
- the idi1 gene encoding isopentenyl-diphosphate delta-isomerase IDI1 (BUSCO:EOG0926458I;~COG:Q;~EggNog:ENOG410PGVF;~InterPro:IPR011876,IPR015797,IPR000086;~PFAM:PF00293;~go_function: GO:0004452 - isopentenyl-diphosphate delta-isomerase activity [Evidence IEA];~go_function: GO:0016787 - hydrolase activity [Evidence IEA];~go_process: GO:0008299 - isoprenoid biosynthetic process [Evidence IEA]): MNRAARWVFCHRPGARSVLPTSRGSFSLPKISLFSPHSVQHRRPSRFLPYPSQTIRMSTTTTVTEPPRITAENVATLFPEVDTSLAREVLPTATSNASAPGDELAGYDEEQVRLMEEVCIVLDDDDKPIGSASKKACHLMTNIDRGLLHRAFSVFLFDSNKRLLLQQRATEKITFPDMWTNTCCSHPLGIPGETGSQLDAAVLGVKRAAQRKLEHELGIKPEQVPLDKFEFFTRIHYKAPSDGKWGEHEIDYILFIQADVELNVNPNEVRDTRYVSADELKQMFEQPGLKFTPWFKLICNSMLFEWWSHLGSASLEGYKNEQQIRRM; the protein is encoded by the exons ATGAACCGCGCCGCCCGATGGGTTTTCTGCCACCGCCCTGGCGCCCGCTCTGTTCTCCCCACATCGAGGGGGTcgttctccctccccaagatTTCACTCTTTTCGCCCCATTCTGTACAGCACCGGAGGCCTAGTCGATTTCTTCCATATCCCAGCCAAACCATCAGGATGAGTACCACCACTACCGTCACCGAGCCGCCGAGAATCACGGCTGAGAACGTCGCGACTCTCTTCCCCGAGGTTGACACTTCTCTTGCGCGGGAGGTGCTCCCCACTGCGACAAGCAATGCTTCCGCCCCGGGCGACgagcttgccggttacgatGAGGAACAGGTCCGCCTGATGGAAGAGGTGTGTATTGTtctggatgacgatgacaagCCGATTGGCAGTGCCAGCAAGAAGGCCT GCCACTTGATGACCAACATTGATCGcggcctcctccaccgtgCCTTCTCCGTTTTCCTCTTCGACTCTAACAAGCGCCTGCTGCTTCAACAACGTGCGACCGAGAAGATCACCTTCCCCGACATGTGGACGAACACCTGCTGCTCCCACCCCCTGGGCATCCCCGGAGAGACGGGCTCGCAGCTCGATGCGGCCGTGCTGGGTGTGAAGCGCGCGGCGCAGCGCAAGCTGGAACACGAGCTGGGTATCAAGCCAGAGCAGGTGCCGCTGGACAAGTTCGAGTTCTTCACCCGCATCCACTACAAGGCGCCCAGTGATGGCAAGTGGGGAGAGCACGAGA TTGACTACATTCTGTTCATCCAGGCGGACGTCGAGTTGAACGTGAACCCCAACGAAGTGCGCGACACGCGGTATGTGTCGGCGGACGAGCTGAAGCAGATGTTCGAGCAACCAGGACTGAAGTTCACGCCGTGGTTCAAGCTGATCTGCAACTCGATGCTGTTCGAATGGTGGAGCCACCTGGGCTCAGCGTCGCTAGAGGGATACAAGAACGAGCAGCAGATCCGGCGGATGTAA
- a CDS encoding putative C2H2 finger domain protein (Ezf) (COG:K;~EggNog:ENOG410PK41;~InterPro:IPR036236,IPR013087;~PFAM:PF00096,PF12874), whose translation MDCTPTSFPSSPLAHSARDDQRLLKASPAYPSPTAIPLDRYDFQSLSGLGISNCGTGSPSSQIRLYPCPEQYALSTSNWSDPMTHSPNILETPPDAGQFPPRTHYEAFGSHADISVSPSYSPVIDFGAMHDEIPRFWPNTPTSETMAASEGWSNVQDPIEDVWESSFLDESSNTMVSRMPEIPRLQINTAYLHPQRPDNTLTEMDPHKSVAPDLVPDEAISKWIENVSESPKGEQSRIPSASGLECPTCGVRFTRRSNCKEHMKSHDPSYVRPHPCETCGREFRRRTDLKRHVDSIHRGIRKFGCEKCGRRYSRQDTLSRHQSDGCDGRIRKTRASRNDTDAPCPTHDYYAH comes from the exons ATGGATTGTACACCTACCTCGttcccatcctctcccttggCTCACTCGGCGCGGGATGACCAAAGGTTACTCAAAGCTTCTCCGGCCTACCCATCCCCAACGGCTATTCCCCTCGATAGATACGATTTTCAGTCGTTGTCCGGGTTAGGAATCTCCAATTGTGGGACAGGATCCCCTTCAAGCCAGATCAGACTCTACCCGTGTCCCGAACAATATGCACTTTCGACGAGCAACTGGTCCGACCCAATGACGCATTCCCCGAATATCCTCGAAACCCCTCCAGACGCCGGTCAGTTTCCGCCTAGGACTCATTACGAAGCATTCGGTAGCCATGCAGACATCTCAGTATCACCAAGTTACAGCCCGGTCATTGATTTCGGCGCGATGCATGATGAAATACCTCGCTTCTGGCCTAACACTCCTACCTCCGAAACCATGGCAGCGTCAGAAGGCTGGTCCAACGTTCAAGACCCGATAGAGGACGTCTGGGAATCGTCTTTCCTGGACGAATCATCCAATACGATGGTCTCTAGGATGCCAGAGATACCTCGACTTCAGATCAACACCGCATATCTGCATCCTCAACGCCCGGATAACACCCTAACTGAGATGGATCCGCACAAAAGTGTTGCGCCAGATCTGGTCCCCGATGAGGCAATTTCGAAGTGGATCGAGAATGTTAGCGAATCGCCCAAGGGAGAACAGTCGAGGATACCGTCGGCGAGCGGCTTAGAGTGTCCTACGTGTGGTGTCCGCTTCACACGACGCTCTAACTGTAAAGAGCATATGAAAAGCCACGACCCTAGCTACGTAAGGCCACATCCATGCGAGACTTGCGGGCGGGAATTTAGGCGGAGGACTGACCTGAAGAGACACGTAGATAGC ATCCATCGGGGAATACGCAAATTTGGCTGCGAGAAGTGTGGTCGGCGCTACAGTCGACAGGACACATTGTCAAG ACATCAGTCCGACGGCTGCGATGGAAGAATCCGGAAGACACGAGCCTCCCGAAACGACACAGATGCGCCATGCCCCACTCATGACTACTACGCACACTAA
- the VPS15 gene encoding ubiquitin-binding serine/threonine protein kinase VPS15 (BUSCO:EOG092602OP;~COG:T;~EggNog:ENOG410PI6P;~InterPro:IPR016024,IPR011989,IPR021133,IPR008271, IPR036322,IPR001680,IPR019775,IPR000719,IPR011009, IPR017986;~PFAM:PF00400,PF00069;~go_function: GO:0004672 - protein kinase activity [Evidence IEA];~go_function: GO:0005515 - protein binding [Evidence IEA];~go_function: GO:0005524 - ATP binding [Evidence IEA];~go_process: GO:0006468 - protein phosphorylation [Evidence IEA]) — protein sequence MGQGYSLTTLSAGSAGIDVPELADLVYEKSMGGGRFMKSIRARQHNGLVFVKVIMKPYPSMKLEPYIKAILRERKLLSEVPNALSYQRILETSTGGYLVRQYIHSSLYDRMSTRPFPEDIEKKWIAFQLLCALRDCHSLDVFHGDIKTENVLVTSWNWLYLSDFSSSFKPTFLPEDNPADFSFYFDTSGRRTCYLAPERFLVAGEEPGSREVNWAMDIFSAGCVIAELFLESPIFTLSQIYKYRKGEYSPEHGQLSKIEDPEIRALILHMIQLEPESRYSAEEYLNFWKNKAFPDYFYSFLHQYMSLMTDPSSGRAHVETDSANRGEADERIERVFHDFDKISYFLGASPKASTDGSSRTTSRLTGNTFPVQLDLPQYGQPTPKSPAQSDDGVLIFLTLVVSNLRNTSKSSARVKACDILLAFAERLSDEAKLDRVLPYIMILLNDRADSVKVAAIRALAQLLEMVHVVSPVNAYLFSEYIFPRLQPFVPSGSSNPSPLVRAAYASCIASLARSSLRFLDMIQALRSDTRLPALIPAGSEPRWTEDATYHNLYDVARVDLLEYFEAHTKALLTDSDASVRRAFLGSVSDLCVFFGNLKTSEVVLSHLNTYLNDRDWILKCAFFEAVIGVAIYVGSTSLEQYILPLMVQSMTDPEEFVVERVLRSLAVMADMGLFQRSTTWDLLHITVRFLVHPNAWIREAAVHLVVSSTKFLSVADKFCILAPLVQPFVIAEIMNFSEGEMLDALKKPLSRGVYDLAFVWVSKTEKGIFWKAASRDGIFTLNGTDSSLTKLGHKASTHPSLQPKNEEDEQWIARLRNMGMNHDDESKLLALREYIWRVSMRQPRDSENGISDLNNVIALMQHGVTPQTVFFDKTQNIKPRRSSIGKSENDRSDERKLHTITDALLDASTTIDNRPESRRRHMRSRSQRDPGAALTIPRPSALDNIRAENSPISSPIASSPGAAPGSRPLSPPSSDAGRRGSGGRDSPGHDSSSTPTDAENPAIRKLASGVQRKSSAMSLLNRKDSAKAYAETGTSSANAFGKVDLPSQRAEVSSSPSPVPHDRKSPEQGPPRFHANHSYAGDDPVVLKLLDSVFAENYPTDFFDLGPYVKEIDVRRPIVKANGQEPDKVWKPNGGLVAVFGEHSGPVNRVVVAPDHAFFVTAADDGTAKIWDTTRLEKNLTPRSRQTYRHSTEAKLKALTFVENTHTFVTGANDGSIHAVKVDYHNANGTVRYGKLQLVREYQLPTAEDGTVEYPIWMEHFRLEGQSTLLIATNTCRVLALDMKTMLPAYSLQNPVHHGTPTTLCCDRKRSWLLIGTSHGILDLWDLRFRVRLKAWGLSGSGAIHRIQLHPTKGRGRWVCVSSSGSHGNEITVWDIERVRCREVYRVDTPSVNNPNQPNAGNTDPHKITRLGHPSSTRDYEPWHVEGSRPEGMLSRFAMEGLASGPIDHHPSGPSPSAGIGAFALGFDSPDDGRDNTTRCGFIISGGSDRKIRFWDLTRPEHSTIISGLEVVTDGAVTSKPRYDVSQPIPSLVITSEHIPTPSSTTPDPVQNGSKKSSANATANTKKSGSGRLPRSTVISLQQQQLLKSHLDFIQDIALLRSPYGMIVSVDRAGMVYVFQ from the exons ATGGGCCAAGGCTATTCCCTCACAACCCTGTCCGCGGGTTCGGCTGGGATCGATGTCCCCGAGCTTGCGGATCTGGTGTATGAAAAGTCGATGGGTGGTGGTCGATTTATGAAAAGTATTCGAGCAAGGCAGCATAATGGACTAGTCTTTGTAAAGGTAATCATGAAGCCTTACCCCAGCATGAAGCTGGAACCATATATCAAAGCTATTCTAC GGGAGCGCAAACTACTGTCTGAGGTTCCGAATGCGTTGAGCTATCAGAGGATATTGGAAACCAGCACTGGCGGTTACCTCGTCCGCCAATACATACACAGCTCTCTCTATGACCGGATGAG TACCCGTCCATTTCCAGAAGATATCGAAAAGAAATGGATCGCTTTTCAGTTGCTCTGCGCATTGAGGGATTGCCATTCGCTGGATGTCTTTCATGGCGATATCAAGACAGAGAATGTTTTAGTCACTTCGTGGAACTGGCTCTATCTGTCCGACTTTTCCTCGTCTTTCAAGCCGACATTTCTTCCAGAAGACAATCCGGCTGATTTCTCCTTTTACTTCGACACGTCAGGGCGCCGAACCTGCTATCTAGCGCCCGAAAGGTTTCTCGTGGCTGGCGAAGAACCAGGTAGTAGGGAAGTCAACTGGGCTATGGACATTTTTAGTGCGGGCTGCGTCATCGCAGAGCTTTTTCTGGAGTCACCTATATTTACTCTGAGCCAAATCTACAAATATCGCAAGGGAGAATACAGTCCGGAACATGGTCAACTCTCCAAGATTGAGGACCCTGAGATCCGCGCGTTGATCCTCCATATGATTCAGCTCGAGCCAGAGTCTAGGTACTCGGCTGAAGAGTATCTGAACTTCTGGAAGAACAAGGCCTTCCCTGACTATTTCTACAGCTTCTTACACCAGTACATGTCTCTGATGACTGATCCATCGTCAGGCAGAGCGCATGTTGAGACCGACTCAGCAAATAGAGGGGAGGCTGATGAGAGAATTGAGCGGGTATTCCATGACTTCGATAAGATATCGTACTTTCTGGGGGCTTCGCCGAAGGCTTCGACAGATGGTTCTAGTCGCACTACCTCCAGGCTGACCGGCAATACCTTCCCCGTCCAACTGGACCTACCACAATATGGACAACCAACTCCCAAGTCTCCAGCTCAGTCGGATGACGGTGTGCTGATCTTTCTGACGCTTGTGGTATCTAATCTGCGCAACACTTCGAAATCGTCCGCACGCGTCAAAGCCTGTGACATTCTCCTTGCCTTTGCCGAGCGATTGTCCGACGAGGCAAAGTTAGATCGCGTTCTTCCGTACATCATGATTCTTCTCAATGACCGCGCAGACTCCGTCAAGGTCGCTGCGATACGTGCTCTTGCACAGTTATTGGAAATGGTTCACGTGGTCTCGCCGGTCAACGCATACTTGTTCTCCGAGTACATCTTCCCGAGACTACAACCGTTCGTTCCTAGCGGCAGTTCGAACCCTAGTCCTTTGGTTCGGGCTGCATATGCTTCATGCATTGCATCTCTGGCACGATCATCCTTAAGATTTCTAGATATGATTCAGGCACTACGATCGGACACCCGCTTGCCCGCTTTGATCCCAGCTGGATCCGAACCTAGGTGGACAGAAGATGCTACATATCACAACCTATATGACGTTGCGAGAGTCGACCTTCTCGAGTACTTCGAGGCTCACACTAAAGCTTTGTTGACCGACAGCGACGCTTCGGTCCGCCGCGCCTTTCTAGGTTCTGTATCCGACCTCTGTGTGTTCTTTGGAAATCTTAAAACTAGCGAGGTTGTTTTGAGTCATCTAAACACGTATCTGAATGACAGGGACTGGATCTTGAAGTGTGCTTTTTTTGAGGCGGTCATTGGCGTTGCAATCTACGTCGGAAGTACAAGCTTGGAGCAGTACATTTTGCCTTTGATGGTCCAATCAATGACGGACCCAGAAGAGTTTGTTGTTGAAAGGGTTCTTCGGTCGCTAGCAGTGATGGCAGATATGGGTCTTTTCCAGCGGTCTACCACGTGGGATCTTCTGCATATCACTGTCCGATTTCTCGTGCATCCGAACGCTTGGATCCGCGAAGCAGCAGTCCATCTTGTAGTCAGTTCAACCAAGTTCCTCTCCGTCGCCGATAAGTTTTGCATCCTCGCCCCTCTCGTGCAGCCTTTCGTGATAGCAGAGATAATGAACTTTTCCGAGGGAGAAATGCTTGACGCACTCAAGAAGCCACTATCAAGGGGCGTATACGATCTAGCATTTGTTTGGGTGTCGAAGACAGAGAAGGGTATCTTCTGGAAAGCAGCAAGCCGTGATGGGATATTCACCTTGAATGGAACTGACAGTTCGCTCACAAAGTTGGGGCACAAAGCCTCCACTCATCCCAGCCTGCAGCCCAAgaacgaggaggatgagcagtGGATCGCCCGTCTGAGAAATATGGGAATgaaccatgatgatgagtctAAACTTCTGGCCCTTCGGGAGTACATATGGAGAGTGTCGATGCGTCAGCCAAGAGATTCGGAGAATGGAATCTCTGATTTGAACAATGTCATTGCTCTGATGCAGCACGGGGTGACTCCTCAAACTGTGTTCTTTGACAAGACTCAGAACATCAAGCCACGCAGAAGTTCTATCGGGAAATCTGAAAACGATAGATCTGACGAGCGGAAATTGCATACTATTACGGATGCTCTACTTGACGCTTCAACAACCATTGATAACAGACCCGAATCACGCCGGAGACATATGCGTTCACGGAGTCAAAGGGACCCGGGAGCTGCCCTAACAATACCACGACCGAGTGCCTTGGATAATATCAGGGCAGAGAATTCGCCGATATCCTCACCGATAGCATCATCACCTGGTGCAGCGCCCGGCTCACGGCCTTTGTCACCTCCTAGCTCAGATGCTGGACGTAGGGGCTCAGGAGGTAGGGACAGTCCCGGACATGACAGTTCATCGACACCTACGGATGCGGAAAATCCTGCAATCAGGAAATTAGCCTCCGGCGTGCAGCGTAAGTCCAGTGCTATGAGCTTACTTAACCGCAAGGATTCGGCCAAGGCATACGCAGAGACTGGAACCAGCTCGGCCAACGCCTTTGGAAAGGTTGATTTGCCATCTCAGAGAGCAGAggtgtcttcttctccctcgcccGTACCGCATGATAGGAAATCACCTGAGCAGGGGCCCCCCAGATTCCACGCCAATCACTCCTATGCAGGCGACGATCCTGTCGTCCTCAAACTTTTAGATTCCGTGTTTGCGGAAAACTATCCTACCGACTTCTTTGATCTAGGGCCCTATGTCAAGGAGATAGACGTAAGGCGTCCGATTGTGAAGGCTAATGGACAAGAGCCTGACAAAGTGTGGAAACCGAATGGAGGTCTTGTAGCCGTTTTTGGGGAACACAGTGGCCCTGTGAACCGCGTGGTTGTGGCACCAGACCATGCTTTCTTCGTTACTGCTGCGGACGACGGCACCGCTAAGATCTGGGATACGACTCGTCTTGAGAAGAATCTTACCCCGAGATCCCGCCAAACATACCGCCATTCCACCGAAGCGAAATTGAAGGCGTTAACTTTCGTTGAGAACACTCACACGTTCGTCACCGGCGCAAATGACGGCAGTATCCATGCAGTGAAGGTTGATTATCATAATGCCAACGGCACCGTTCGCTATGGGAAACTCCAACTTGTGCGCGAATACCAGCTACCAACAGCTGAAGATGGAACCGTCGAGTATCCCATTTGGATGGAGCATTTCCGTCTGGAGGGCCAGTCCACGCTTCTCATTGCCACCAACACCTGCCGTGTCCTGGCATTGGACATGAAAACCATGCTTCCGGCGTACTCATTACAGAACCCAGTTCATCACGGCACACCAACCACTCTCTGCTGCGACCGAAAGCGCAGCTGGCTCCTCATCGGTACCTCACATGGCATCCTCGACCTGTGGGATCTTCGCTTCCGCGTCCGTCTCAAAGCCTGGGGTCTTTCAGGCTCCGGCGCCATCCACAGGATCCAACTCCATCCGACCAAGGGCCGTGGACGATGGGTCTGCGTCTCAAGCAGCGGCAGCCACGGCAATGAAATCACCGTCTGGGACATCGAAAGAGTCCGCTGTAGGGAAGTATACCGAGTTGACACACCCAGCGTCAACAACCCAAACCAGCCCAACGCAGGCAATACCGACCCTCACAAAATCACCAGACTAGGACACCCAAGCAGCACACGAGACTACGAGCCCTGGCACGTCGAAGGCAGCCGGCCAGAAGGAATGCTCAGCCGATTCGCAATGGAAGGATTAGCATCAGGCCCAATAGATCACCATCCATCCGGCCCATCTCCTTCCGCAGGAATTGGTGCCTTCGCACTTGGCTTCGACTCCCCCGACGACGGTCGCGACAACACCACTCGCTGcggcttcatcatctccggcgGCAGCGACCGCAAGATCCGCTTCTGGGACCTCACCCGACCGGAGCattccaccatcatcagcggGCTAGAAGTTGTCACGGATGGCGCCGTGACCAGTAAACCACGCTACGACGTATCTCagcccatcccctcccttgTCATCACCTCAGAACACATTCCGACCCCTTCTTCTACAACTCCCGACCCAGTCCAGAACGGCAGTAAGAAGAGCTCCGCCAACGCCACTGCCAACACCAAAAAGAGCGGAAGCGGTCGTCTACCCCGAAGCACGGTGATTagcttgcagcagcagcagttaTTGAAGAGTCACCTAGACTTTATACAGGATATCGCCCTGCTGAGAAGCCCGTATGGAATGATCGTGAGTGTTGATCGCGCGGGAATGGTTTACGTTTTCCAATGA
- a CDS encoding DUF202 domain-containing protein (COG:S;~EggNog:ENOG410PPKT;~InterPro:IPR003807;~PFAM:PF02656;~TransMembrane:3 (i88-105o117-140i161-179o)) — protein MSTTTQQHHQESQESQEQENTHTLPKPPYNPIINPSNTRPILADEQISLKSHIFLTRPYISTLLFENATSDARDHCANERTFLSWLRLSMYLAIVAIAIIISFHFQTPPTGLERRMALPLGIVFWVLSIACLVNGFANYVRTVKKYSRKAALVQSGWKTQVTFTVVGTVILGSCVLFLATDASTN, from the exons atgtccaccacaacccaacaacaccaccaagaaTCCCAAGAatcccaagaacaagaaaacacccacaccctccccaaaccccccTACAACCCAATAATAAACCCCTCCAACACGCGTCCAATCCTCGCAGACGA ACAAATCTCCCTAAAATCACACATCTTCCTAACCCGCCCCTACATCTCCACGCTACTATTCGAAAACGCCACTTCGGATGCGCGCGACCACTGCGCCAACGAGCGGACCTTTCTCTCCTGGCTGCGTCTCTCAATGTACCTAGCGATCGtggccatcgccatcataaTCAGTTTCCATTTCCAGACGCCGCCGACGGGGCTGGAGCGGCGGATGGCGTTACCGCTAGGAATCGTCTTCTGGGTGTTGAGTATTGCGTGTCTGGTTAATGGGTTTGCGAATTATGTGCGCACGGTGAAGAAGTATAGTCGCAAGGCGGCGCTCGTGCAGAGTGGGTGGAAGACGCAGGTGACGTTTACGGTGGTTGGGACGGTGATTTTGGGGAGTTGTGTGTTGTTTTTGGCTACGGATGCTAGTACGAATTGA
- a CDS encoding uncharacterized protein (COG:S;~EggNog:ENOG410PH97;~TransMembrane:9 (o297-314i321-338o358-377i398-422o428-450i462-479o485-509i542-560o572-591i)), with translation MQVNQFSHHMASLRLESSTSSIAPAEQPPFEVPIIDDNEPLVDVVRKLHNYLVIAISDVACTFEELRFSPHAQSLRLLLYSLAENSHNPCIIAALMILKWQFTNDAETDWGLNESRGYACEYVAWQFLCHVNQRETIEFLLEELKPPMQGGMDISQAERGTSGFATMGSEAFPQEDERTPLLLSSSSSLYRFFGGKRRAGSSLDINEPGSNMSASDAYELEKLSRFFGLNALEIATIAHAKRFLSQKVVQKVIDNIWKGEIVFWDSLSVHSKKKPQFFNKRTADPYSRLRVPVYRKAFEAAFFVSFLFLYYAVLVERKPTGIGIFETMMYIWIAAFAYDEVSGMADAGMLFYQMDFWSAWNMGIIGTGLAFVIARIIGLAKQSDYITDLSFDILSLEALFLVPRICSLVSLNSYFGSLIPVLKEMTKAFFRFIPIVVVLYLGFLTTFTMLARDRLSLRQMSWILVKVFFGSNVLGFDIAHDISPIFGYGLMLIFVSMTNLLLISSLVSLMSMSLEGVMAHAREEYLFQLSIYVLESSNSRRLTYFMPPLNLIPLLCIRPMRLFLPAEHIRRVRIVLLRATHLPFVALIWAYESSRRYVSRGSSQFPPTATTTTSSRPTSSIQMGFPFSTHHAPLHASALEGRSWASSRPKERSNPGQHPEARGPSSGQAGRGDTADMIDEVERLRTQVDRVAARMAFHQRSQ, from the exons ATGCAGGTCAATCAATTCTCCCACCACATGGCTTCCCTGAGGCTGGAATCCTCTACTTCGTCGATTGCACCCGCTGAACAGCCACCATTTGAGGTTCCTATTATTGATGACAATGAGCCGCTCGTTGATGTGGTTCGAAAACTACACAA CTATTTGGTCATCGCTATAAGTGATGTCGCATGCACCTTTGAAGAGCTAAGGTTCTCTCCTCATGCGCAAAGTCTCCGGTTGCTTCTGTACTCCTTGGCTGAAAACTCGCACAATCCATGTATAATCGCCGCTTTGAT GATCTTAAAATGGCAATTTACCAATGATGCTGAAACTGATTGGGGCTTGAATGAAAGCCGGGGATATGCCTGTGAATACGTTGCGTGGCAGTTCCTCTGTCATGTCAATCAGCGCGAGACCATCGAGTTCCTTCTTGAGGAACTCAAACCCCCAATGCAGGGCGGCATGGATATCTCACAGGCAGAAAGAGGCACATCTGGGTTCGCGACGATGGGCAGCGAGGCCTTTCCGCAAGAAGACGAAAGGACacctttattattaagctcgtcatcatcgcttTATCGGTTCTTTGGTGGCAAGAGACGTGCAGGAAGTTCGCTTGACATCAATGAGCCGGGATCCAACATGTCTGCAAGTGACGCATATGAGCTTGAGAAGCTGTCAAGGTTCTTTGGGCTTAACGCGCTCGAGATAGCCACAATCGCCCACGCCAAAAGATTTCTGAGCCAGAAGGTGGTTCAGAAAGTGATAGACAATATCTGGAAGGGCGAGATTGTTTTCTGGGACTCCTTGAGCGTGCATTCAAAGAAGAAACCCCAATTTTTCAACAAAAG AACCGCCGATCCATACTCCCGGTTGAGAGTGCCAGTGTATCGAAAAGCCTTTGAAGCGGCCTTCTTTGTCtcgtttctgtttctctatTATGCGGTATTAGTCGAGAGGAAGCCTACTGGCATAGGTATCTTTGAGACTATGATGTACATCTGGATCGCTGCCTTTGCATACGATGAAGTCAGCGGGATGGCTGATGCCGGAATGCTCTTCTACCAGATGGACTTCTGGAGCGCTTGGAATATGGGCATAATTGGCACAGGCCTTGCCTTTGTCATTGCCA GGATTATTGGATTAGCCAAACAAAGTGATTACATCACAGATCTGTCGTTTGATATCCTATCGTTGGAGGCTTTGTTCCTGGTACCAAG GATCTGCTCCCTTGTGAGTTTGAACTCCTATTTTGGAAGTCTG ATCCCTGTTCTCAAGGAGATG ACAAAAGCGTTTTTTCGATTTATTCCGATAGTCGTAGTGCTATACCTTG GGTTCCTGACCACCTTCACGATGCTCGCCCGTGACCGCCTCTCTCTGCGGCAAATGTCATGGATTTTGGTGAAAGTGTTCTTTGG ATCGAATGTGCTGGGCTTC GACATCGCTCACGAT ATTTCCCCGATCTTTGGCTACGGTCTGAT GTTGATTTTCGTTTCGATGACCAACCTTCTGTTGATCTCGTCGTTGGTCAGTCTCATGAGCATGAGTCTGGAAGGG GTCATGGCGCATGCCCGAGAAGAGTATCTCTTTCA ACTGTCTATCTACGTGCTAGAGAGCAGTAATTCTCGGAGATTGACGTATTTCATGCCTCCCTTG AACCtcattcccctcctctgTATCCGCCCCATGAGGCTCTTCTTACCTGCAGAGCACATCCGCCGGGTGCGCATCGTTCTGCTCCGGGCCACCCACCTCCCGTTTGTCGCACTGATCTGGGCCTATGAATCTAGCCGCCGCTACGTCTCTCGGGGAAGTAGCCAATTTCCACCAACTGCCACGACCACCACAAGCAGTCGACCAACATCCTCCATCCAGATGGGGTTCCCTTTCTCCACGCACCATGCCCCGCTCCATGCCTCCGCACTGGAAGGGCGTTCGTGGGCATCCAGCCGGCCTAAGGAACGGTCTAACCCGGGCCAGCATCCCGAAGCGCGCGGACCAAGTTCGGGCCAGGCTGGGCGCGGTGACACCGCGGATATGATCGACGAGGTGGAACGGTTGCGCACACAAGTGGATCGAGTGGCTGCTCGGATGGCCTTTCACCAGCGAAGCCAATGA